In the genome of Lathyrus oleraceus cultivar Zhongwan6 chromosome 4, CAAS_Psat_ZW6_1.0, whole genome shotgun sequence, the window GGTTGAAAATGAAACAGATGACACATCCACATAGTAATGGGACCCATGTGGCAATAAATTAAGACACGTAAGCATCGACTCATCAGATAACCATTCCATCATGACTATTATTTAAATATTATGATTAATTAAAGAGTTTAATTAAATACCTAAAAAAATTGTCACGTATATTTAAAAAGGAATAATACTAATTTTTCCATGAAGTGAATTAGAGGCAATAATTATccaaaaaaaaggaaaaagatAAACTTACCAAGAGCTTCTAATTCTCTCTTCAAATGTGCTTTACTCAAATAAGACGATAATGCCCTTCCCGAACCTTTCCGTAGGTAAATCAAGCAAAGAATACACCAAAAGCATATAACAAAAACAAAAGCCACCGGAAAAGCGTAAAAAAACCAAGTGTTGAAACTAATTGGTTTCGCTCCAGGTTCAAGGCTCTTCCACATTCCAACCAATATCAAATTGACACCTGTCCCAGTCAAAGTACTCATTCCTCCTATCGGCACCGCGTAAACCACCGTCAGAACCACCGCCCTACTAAACTTGTTCACTAACTCCGATTGTTCCGACGGAGGAGGAAGCCGCTGTAACAGCCCCGTAGCCACCGGCATCAACATCACCGCGGCCGCCACGTTGTGCATCCACATACTCACAAAGAATGACGTGGCACATAGACCCAATAATAATAGCGCTGGATTCAACGGTTCCCCACAAAACACAGATGTCACCTTTACATATCACATCATAACAAACCAATCATCAATCTCACCACTATGCATATCATTTTCATTcccaataataaaattaaaataacacatcATTTCCACGTCAAGAAATAGTCCAAACTTCAATTATTATAATTAATCACATGAAATTCATAtacaaaataaatattattttattgTTGAAACTCACCGTCAAAGCCAATCTTCTATGAACGTTGTAGCGTTCAACGGCGAGGGCGAGAATGAAACTTCCCAAAACGAGAGTAATAACATCATCCATGTAAGAGTGGGCAACCGTATCAGCAGAAGCGATTCCGAAGAGAGGGAAGAGAAACAACGGACACATGGAAGTAACCGGAAGTGGTAAAGCGGACGTAACCCACCAAGTGAAAACCCAAGCAACAACAGCGAGCATGTTGCGACTGGTTTTCGGAGCGTCGAGTTTGACGAAGAGAATGATGAAAAGGGACAACAAAGGTCCAAGAAGAACGTAGAAGTTCTTGAGGGTGAAAATGGATTTGAGGGTGAAAAGGTTGGGGTATGTTCTTTGGAGTGGAAGAAGTGGGACCTTCAGGTTGGTGTTGTTGGAATCATCGGAAACCGATGTTTCACTGTGTTCTCCTCCTGTCATTTTGGTGTTTTTGAAATTgagagaagagaagagaagaaaagaagaatgatTGTTATAAAGTTTGAGTGTTGGCCTTTTATTTCTCAATTCTCATGTGCAAGCGGAAGGAGTGGCCAAATTTGATTctcatttttttaaaatatttttttcatttGACCCAATgaaaaatcaaatattttttttaataatatagCAAAACAAATTTGATTTGTTCATAATATAAGTAAATCTTAATAAATTAAGTTTTCTTTTAATAATTGGAATAAATTGAATGTTATGGAAAAAATCAAGAATTTATAATTTGGTAAAATAATGATAATTTTATAGAAATagtaaaataaataatattacatatacttttttaaataaaaaattaaggTGTATTTATCATCCACTTATATTCTATGTTTTTGTGTGTAGATTTCGATAATATGTAATTTGTACAAAATATGCTTGTATTATGATGAAGTGATAAATCAAAGGTATAGATAATGTGCCCATTAGATGAAAATTCCTTGTATCTTAGGTGAATGTAATCTTTAGAAATGttttcattttcatcatttcaACCATGGCGAGAGCAATCACTAACAATCACGAGCGTGTGAATTTATCCGCCAATGTGTGCAAATCCTCTATGATACAAGAGGTTCTTCTTCATTTGTGGATGTAAGAAAACAATAGAAACTATGTAAATAACACTCAGATGAGAATCTAGGAAAAAGTAGAAGGATGGAAAAAAATCTTGTGTGTATTTGCTTGTTATGTTGCttcaaaagaaaagagaaattgATACATGATTTTACCCAACATCAAAATGTGACCCCTGATTCTTCAAAACGTGTGTAATTGTTTTGGTGATAAAAGAAGGTATAATAATAGGCATGACTCGTTTTAGTTTTGACTAGGTAAAAGGATATAAATAGGTGTCTCTGGAGAAAATAAGATAGAAGGAATAAGTAGGAATCATTAGAGGCGGTAAAAAGGGTCAGAAATGTTCATTTTACCGTTATTTAGTTTTTAGCGGACTAAAAATTTATGCTCTAACTCTCTGATACGTTTACCCCGACACacattctatttttttttctGGGCACAATCATTAATATAATTTAATTCATTTTCAACCTTTAAAAGTTAAGTATAGGTAGACCCCCTAGTTAAGTATAGATAGACCCCTTCTGTCTTGCTTTAGTGCGTGGctgattaaaattttaaatccaCATTTTTAACTATGTTGGCCCTATTTTGTTTTTGTATGAATATTTGTGAGAAGGATTTAAACGGAACCGATGTATGTCCATTTATTACCTTTAG includes:
- the LOC127138309 gene encoding tonoplast dicarboxylate transporter; the encoded protein is MTGGEHSETSVSDDSNNTNLKVPLLPLQRTYPNLFTLKSIFTLKNFYVLLGPLLSLFIILFVKLDAPKTSRNMLAVVAWVFTWWVTSALPLPVTSMCPLFLFPLFGIASADTVAHSYMDDVITLVLGSFILALAVERYNVHRRLALTVTSVFCGEPLNPALLLLGLCATSFFVSMWMHNVAAAVMLMPVATGLLQRLPPPSEQSELVNKFSRAVVLTVVYAVPIGGMSTLTGTGVNLILVGMWKSLEPGAKPISFNTWFFYAFPVAFVFVICFWCILCLIYLRKGSGRALSSYLSKAHLKRELEALGPMSFAEKMVLSVFGLLIILWMTRRITDDIPGWGAFFNGLVGDGSVSVMVAVLLFIIPNRKQEGEKLMDWNECKKLPWNLILLLGAGFALADGVQASGLADVLSRAIDFLENAPYLAIVPAVTLISSIITEFITSNDATATLIIPLLYHIARTMHVHPLLLMIPGAMATEFAFLLPTSTPSNVVGFATGHIEIQDTLKVGLPLKLTGIAVLSLFMPSLGALVFGTNNGVQGMTNIPLLRS